A region from the Terriglobales bacterium genome encodes:
- a CDS encoding Trm112 family protein: MIAKELLDILICPACRAERDTQESLAYDEARQVLTCAGCRRAYPIRDGIPVLLIDEAKVEKP, encoded by the coding sequence ATGATCGCGAAGGAGCTGCTCGATATCCTGATCTGTCCCGCCTGCCGCGCTGAGCGCGACACCCAGGAGTCTCTCGCCTACGACGAAGCCCGCCAGGTGCTCACCTGCGCCGGCTGCCGGCGCGCCTACCCCATTCGCGACGGTATCCCCGTCCTGCTGATCGACGAAGCCAAGGTAGAAAAACCTTAA
- a CDS encoding tetratricopeptide repeat protein has protein sequence MARYTRHQLKEDKFAVAVQERVVWGVEHRKLLTIIGAVAAAVAVLVVAGFFYLQTRDDQASVALSGALRTYTAPLRPLAVPPQPGLQSFTSAKERAQAAQKEFRTVEQQYRFTRSADFARYWVGVTAMDMGDYKTAEQELRSLTGSRRDDLAPLAKFALASVYRAQGKDSDAIQLYKELIDHPSVTVPKSTAQIELASVYEFLQPAEAARIYQQIRTEAPTSAAAQVAGERLQTKRQ, from the coding sequence GTGGCCCGTTATACCCGGCATCAACTGAAAGAAGATAAATTCGCGGTGGCAGTCCAGGAGCGGGTGGTCTGGGGCGTCGAGCACCGCAAGCTGCTCACCATCATAGGCGCGGTGGCCGCGGCGGTGGCCGTGCTCGTGGTCGCCGGCTTCTTCTACTTGCAGACCCGCGACGACCAGGCCAGCGTCGCGCTCAGCGGCGCGCTGCGGACCTACACCGCGCCCTTGCGGCCGCTAGCGGTTCCGCCGCAGCCCGGCCTCCAATCCTTCACCTCCGCCAAGGAGCGTGCCCAGGCAGCGCAGAAGGAATTCCGCACGGTCGAGCAGCAGTACCGCTTCACCCGTTCCGCCGACTTCGCGCGCTACTGGGTGGGCGTGACCGCGATGGACATGGGGGACTACAAGACCGCGGAGCAGGAGTTGCGGTCGCTGACCGGCTCCCGGCGCGACGACCTGGCGCCGCTGGCCAAGTTCGCCCTGGCGTCGGTGTACCGCGCCCAGGGCAAGGACAGCGACGCCATCCAGCTCTACAAGGAGCTGATCGATCATCCGAGCGTCACGGTGCCCAAGTCCACGGCGCAGATCGAGCTGGCGAGCGTGTACGAATTCCTGCAGCCCGCAGAAGCCGCCCGCATCTACCAGCAGATCCGCACCGAAGCGCCCACCAGTGCCGCCGCCCAGGTGGCCGGCGAGCGGTTGCAAACCAAGCGGCAGTAG